The Flavobacterium marginilacus genome window below encodes:
- a CDS encoding sialate O-acetylesterase: MKKILVILFIVNFFLANAYVKMPLVFSDGMVLQRNKPIPVWGWADANEKVQVQFNKQTKTIIADKSGKWMVKLDAEKAGGPFELTISGNNKIVIKNVLVGEVWICSGQSNMEFQMYKLPDFEVQKEQSNEPMIRQFGVAQDLSSTPKEDLKAGKWTVSNKENIKDFTAVGYFFAKKLYAELKIPIGIINTSWGGTCVETWTSRQAFEKSDDFKEMIAGVPTVNMDAIFETYKKSLLDNIQKIQGFEVTEVNQDQFKNPDFNDTKWPEIKVPSLWENQQIGNIDGVVWMRKTITLTADQAKKEAVLYLSKVDDEDQTYVNGILVGTNNIWDRERMYKIPANVLKEGKNVIAVRIADYTGGGGIYGDSSHLIIDFKDSNIPLEGLWKFNVVNVKVSVSPNSYPSLLYNAMVNPLIPYAFQGVLWYQGEANVWRANQYKKAFPLMINDWRTKWNQGDFPFYFVQLSTFDEFKGNSKVGSRWAELREAQSETLKLPNTGMAVTTDIGNAKDIHPTNKKDVGLRLSAIALNNVYGKKQVYSGPTFKSQEIKGNQIVLSFNDIGSGLSTSDNSENVKGFEIAGTDKVFHPAKAIIKDNKVIVSSGSVPSPVAVHYGWADDDTEINLFNKEKFPASPFRTDNWETITANEKYKINP; this comes from the coding sequence ATGAAAAAAATACTTGTTATCTTATTTATTGTCAATTTTTTTTTGGCTAATGCCTATGTTAAAATGCCATTAGTATTCTCTGACGGAATGGTTCTACAGCGGAACAAACCAATTCCAGTTTGGGGCTGGGCTGATGCCAATGAAAAAGTTCAGGTTCAGTTCAATAAACAGACTAAAACCATTATTGCCGATAAAAGCGGAAAATGGATGGTCAAACTGGATGCTGAAAAAGCGGGAGGTCCTTTTGAATTGACCATTTCTGGTAACAACAAAATTGTCATAAAAAATGTTTTAGTTGGCGAAGTCTGGATTTGTTCCGGACAATCGAACATGGAATTTCAAATGTATAAATTGCCTGATTTTGAAGTCCAAAAAGAACAGTCAAACGAGCCAATGATTCGTCAGTTTGGCGTAGCTCAAGATTTAAGCAGTACACCAAAAGAAGATCTAAAAGCTGGAAAATGGACTGTTTCCAATAAAGAAAATATCAAGGATTTTACTGCAGTGGGTTACTTCTTTGCAAAGAAACTATATGCCGAATTAAAAATCCCAATCGGAATCATCAACACTTCTTGGGGCGGAACCTGTGTGGAGACCTGGACAAGCCGTCAGGCATTTGAGAAAAGCGATGACTTTAAAGAAATGATTGCCGGCGTTCCTACGGTAAATATGGATGCCATTTTTGAAACGTATAAAAAGTCACTTTTAGATAATATTCAAAAAATTCAGGGTTTTGAAGTAACGGAAGTTAATCAGGACCAATTCAAAAATCCAGATTTTAATGATACGAAATGGCCTGAAATAAAAGTACCCTCTCTTTGGGAAAATCAGCAGATAGGAAATATTGATGGAGTAGTGTGGATGCGAAAAACGATTACTTTAACAGCAGATCAAGCCAAAAAAGAAGCGGTTCTATATTTGTCAAAAGTAGATGACGAAGACCAAACGTATGTTAACGGAATTTTGGTCGGAACCAATAACATTTGGGATAGGGAACGAATGTATAAGATTCCCGCAAATGTTTTGAAAGAAGGAAAAAATGTAATTGCTGTACGCATTGCCGATTATACTGGTGGCGGTGGAATTTATGGTGATTCATCTCATTTGATAATTGATTTCAAGGATTCAAACATACCTTTGGAAGGACTTTGGAAATTCAATGTTGTAAATGTAAAAGTTTCAGTTTCGCCAAATAGTTATCCATCATTATTGTACAATGCAATGGTCAATCCGTTGATTCCGTATGCATTTCAAGGGGTTTTATGGTATCAGGGTGAAGCGAATGTCTGGAGAGCCAATCAATACAAAAAAGCATTTCCTTTGATGATTAACGATTGGAGAACCAAGTGGAATCAGGGGGATTTTCCTTTTTACTTTGTGCAATTGTCAACTTTCGATGAGTTCAAAGGAAACAGTAAAGTAGGAAGCCGTTGGGCAGAACTTCGGGAAGCACAATCCGAAACCTTGAAATTGCCAAATACTGGAATGGCTGTAACCACTGATATTGGAAATGCAAAAGACATTCACCCTACGAATAAAAAAGATGTGGGATTGCGTTTATCAGCGATTGCGTTGAATAATGTGTATGGTAAAAAGCAAGTCTACAGCGGACCAACTTTTAAATCACAGGAAATAAAAGGAAATCAAATTGTTCTTTCTTTTAATGACATTGGAAGCGGATTGTCAACTTCTGATAATTCCGAGAACGTAAAAGGTTTTGAAATCGCAGGCACCGATAAAGTTTTTCATCCTGCTAAAGCAATAATCAAAGACAATAAAGTAATCGTTTCCAGCGGAAGTGTTCCTAGTCCTGTTGCCGTGCATTACGGCTGGGCAGATGACGATACTGAAATTAACCTTTTCAACAAAGAAAAATTTCCGGCTTCGCCTTTCAGAACTGATAATTGGGAAACGATTACTGCGAATGAAAAGTATAAAATAAATCCGTAG